The following proteins are encoded in a genomic region of Zea mays cultivar B73 chromosome 9, Zm-B73-REFERENCE-NAM-5.0, whole genome shotgun sequence:
- the LOC100191571 gene encoding uncharacterized protein LOC100191571, which translates to MAGSEQRVVAVIMVGGPTKGTRFRPLSLNVPKPLFPIAGQPMVHHPISACSRIPHLAQIYLIGFYEEREFALYVSSISHELRIPVRYLREDKPHGSAGGLYSFRDYIMEDSPSHIVLLNCDVCSSFPLPDMLEAHKKYGGMGTLLVNKVSAESANQFGELVADPETNELLHYTEKPETFVSDLINCGVYIFTPDILSAIEDVLKQKKDRANLRRVSSIEALHSATKALPPDFVRLDQDILSPRAGKKELYTYQTLDFWEQIKTPGMSLRCSGLYLSQFRHTSPHLLASGDGKRTATIVGDVYIHPSAKVHPTSKIGPNVSISANARVGAGARLINCIILDDVEIMENAVVIHSIVGWKSSIGKWSRVQGEGDHNAKLGITILGEAVDVEDEVVVVNSIVLPNKTLNVSVQEEIIL; encoded by the exons ATGGCCGGCTCCGAGCAGCGCGTCGTCGCCGTCATCATGGTCGGCGGCCCCACCAAAG GGACGCGGTTCCGGCCGCTGTCGCTGAACGTGCCCAAGCCGCTCTTCCCTATCGCCGGCCAGCCCATGGTGCACCACCCCATCTCCGCCTGCAGCCGG ATCCCCCACCTGGCACAGATATACCTCATCGGGTTCTATGAGGAGCGGGAGTTCGCGCTCTATGTCTCGTCTATCTCCCACGAGCTCAGGATCCCTGTCAG GTACCTACGAGAGGATAAGCCTCACGGGTCAGCTGGAGGGCTCTACAGCTTTAGAGATTACATCATGGAAGACAGTCCG TCACACATAGTTCTGCTGAATTGCGACGTCTGTTCTAGCTTCCCTCTTCCAGACATGCTAG AGGCCCATAAAAAGTATGGAGGAATGGGTACTTTACTAGTCAACAAG GTATCAGCAGAGTCAGCAAACCAGTTCGGCGAGTTGGTAGCTGATCCTGAAACAAATGAACTGCTGCACTATACGGAAAAGCCGGAGACTTTT GTGAGTGATCTCATAAATTGCGGAGTATATATATTTACTCCCGATATCCTTAGCGCCATTGAGGATGTCTTAAAACAGAAAAAAGACAGAG CAAATTTGCGGCGTGTATCTAGCATTGAAGCTCTTCATTCAGCAACTAA GGCGCTTCCACCAGACTTTGTTAGGTTAGATCAAGACATTTTATCCCCTCGAGCGGGAAAGAAGGAGCTGTACACATACCAGACACTTGATTTCTGGGAACAGATCAAAACCCCAGG GATGTCTTTGAGATGCTCTGGGTTATATCTCTCTCAGTTTCGCCATACCTCTCCTCATCTTTTAGCCTCAGGAGATGGCAAAAGAACTGCCACTATTGTTGGCGATGTCTATATCCATCCATCTGCCAAGGTGCATCCTACTTCAAAG ATTGGCCCAAATGTCTCTATATCAGCAAATGCACGCGTTGGAGCTGGTGCCAGGCTTATCAATTGCATAATTCTGGATGATGTTGAAATTATG GAAAATGCTGTTGTTATACATTCAATTGTAGGGTGGAAATCATCCATTGGAAAATGGTCACGTGTACAG GGCGAAGGTGATCACAATGCCAAACTTGGCATTACTATTCTTG GTGAAGCCgttgatgttgaagatgaagtaGTTGTAGTTAACAGCATCGTGCTCCCAAATAAAACTCTCAATGTCAGTGTCCAAGAGGAGATCATCCTATAA
- the LOC100191571 gene encoding uncharacterized protein isoform X1 — MAGSEQRVVAVIMVGGPTKGTRFRPLSLNVPKPLFPIAGQPMVHHPISACSRIPHLAQIYLIGFYEEREFALYVSSISHELRIPVRYLREDKPHGSAGGLYSFRDYIMEDSPSHIVLLNCDVCSSFPLPDMLEAHKKYGGMGTLLVNKVSAESANQFGELVADPETNELLHYTEKPETFVSDLINCGVYIFTPDILSAIEDVLKQKKDRANLRRVSSIEALHSATKMSLRCSGLYLSQFRHTSPHLLASGDGKRTATIVGDVYIHPSAKVHPTSKIGPNVSISANARVGAGARLINCIILDDVEIMENAVVIHSIVGWKSSIGKWSRVQGEGDHNAKLGITILGEAVDVEDEVVVVNSIVLPNKTLNVSVQEEIIL; from the exons ATGGCCGGCTCCGAGCAGCGCGTCGTCGCCGTCATCATGGTCGGCGGCCCCACCAAAG GGACGCGGTTCCGGCCGCTGTCGCTGAACGTGCCCAAGCCGCTCTTCCCTATCGCCGGCCAGCCCATGGTGCACCACCCCATCTCCGCCTGCAGCCGG ATCCCCCACCTGGCACAGATATACCTCATCGGGTTCTATGAGGAGCGGGAGTTCGCGCTCTATGTCTCGTCTATCTCCCACGAGCTCAGGATCCCTGTCAG GTACCTACGAGAGGATAAGCCTCACGGGTCAGCTGGAGGGCTCTACAGCTTTAGAGATTACATCATGGAAGACAGTCCG TCACACATAGTTCTGCTGAATTGCGACGTCTGTTCTAGCTTCCCTCTTCCAGACATGCTAG AGGCCCATAAAAAGTATGGAGGAATGGGTACTTTACTAGTCAACAAG GTATCAGCAGAGTCAGCAAACCAGTTCGGCGAGTTGGTAGCTGATCCTGAAACAAATGAACTGCTGCACTATACGGAAAAGCCGGAGACTTTT GTGAGTGATCTCATAAATTGCGGAGTATATATATTTACTCCCGATATCCTTAGCGCCATTGAGGATGTCTTAAAACAGAAAAAAGACAGAG CAAATTTGCGGCGTGTATCTAGCATTGAAGCTCTTCATTCAGCAACTAA GATGTCTTTGAGATGCTCTGGGTTATATCTCTCTCAGTTTCGCCATACCTCTCCTCATCTTTTAGCCTCAGGAGATGGCAAAAGAACTGCCACTATTGTTGGCGATGTCTATATCCATCCATCTGCCAAGGTGCATCCTACTTCAAAG ATTGGCCCAAATGTCTCTATATCAGCAAATGCACGCGTTGGAGCTGGTGCCAGGCTTATCAATTGCATAATTCTGGATGATGTTGAAATTATG GAAAATGCTGTTGTTATACATTCAATTGTAGGGTGGAAATCATCCATTGGAAAATGGTCACGTGTACAG GGCGAAGGTGATCACAATGCCAAACTTGGCATTACTATTCTTG GTGAAGCCgttgatgttgaagatgaagtaGTTGTAGTTAACAGCATCGTGCTCCCAAATAAAACTCTCAATGTCAGTGTCCAAGAGGAGATCATCCTATAA